The following is a genomic window from Gigantopelta aegis isolate Gae_Host chromosome 5, Gae_host_genome, whole genome shotgun sequence.
atctagttttgatctgactaaagatctatacagacggagcataacctttcggtctgctccccattctgtattaccaatcacgtttaaaatattaagagcttttaagcccttctttttaacatatttaagatggggcacaaaagatagcttcctgtcaaatataacccccagaaatttagtctcctccacaactggaattggatttttgtccaaaaacaactgtggatctaagtgaagacctcttttctggcaggtatgcatacaaaccgtttttgcctttgagaatctaaagccattgacagttgcccattgatgaagtttattcaaacaaaactgcaacttacgttcaatgatactcatattggacgatctatagcaaatctgaaaatcatcgacatataacgagcaatcgacaccaggtgttaaacactgggtgatgctgttaattttcacagaaaatagagttacagacaggatactaccttgaggcacacccatctcctgtgggtgaatgtcggacaaagtcgaccccacccggactttaaaagatctatctcttaaaaactgagatataaaaactggaagtcgacctcttaggcccatgccatggaggtcgtttaaaatcccatacttcaacgtggtatcgtaagccttctccaaatcaaaacacactgaaaccaagtgctgattatggatgaaagcttccctacaaaacgtttcaaatctaacaagatgatcaaccgtgctacgtctagatctgaacccacattgcacgttagtgagcaatttgtgagattcaagataccagacaagtctacgatcgatcattcgttccatggttttacaaatgcaacttgtcaaagcgatagggcgataactagtaggattggttggatccttaccaggcttgggaataggaatgataatagctttcctccaatcagaaggaaagtcaccagaaatccagatgttattaaaaatattcaaaagaaccatcaaagatgattcaggtaaatgttttaataactgataatgaatttcatctggacctactgaagtatcatgggctctacgaagagcatcctgcaattcctccatagagaaacggctgttgtacacttcagcattttcagatgaaaaattaatggactgcttttcagctttagttctgacagatgtaaaagcatctgtactgaaagcagaagataagttatgagaaaagttgtctgccaatgcattagcaatgtcacgatgagacgtgacatccgtatcattgacatacaaatgatgaactgtattactggattctttacctttgattttacggatcctattccagacagattttactgatgtttgtgaattcagtttggaatgaatgaatgttgaacgacaccccagcacgaaaaatacatcggctattgggtgtcaaactatggtaatgcaaataaataaataaagtgatgattaacatcaatataaaaatccaagacttaaacaaaaactgtgtcaagaactgtgcaaaaacacaaatatcacagaattttacggatactgaattttactcaaaacttcaattttgtgctgtattggccattctcaaagagaatgttacacccctgcaccacggtgaggttacagcacacgcaggggtgaaTTCAgtttggagacaaaagttctccaagatgttttcttactctgtctaatctctctgcgagccttagccctagcaatacgaaatgcatccaggttgtctgatgtaggttcacgtttgaaccgctcaagcaacctgtttcgctctttgaatgcatctttgcacgtatcattaaaccatggtttattgaaacgctttggtactgccgaagtcttaggaatagtttcatctgcaatgtccttcaagatggaagtgaacaacgacatgggatcatcagcatcagtaatggcaaattgttgcagacgagtgctgcacagatgctgaaactgaccccaatttgccttcgccaacttccacctttgaaccctttcaagtgatggtggtccatcattctccaaaataatgggaaagtggtcactaccacaagggtctgaaccaactttccaggagaaatcaagaaaaagtgaaggactacaaagggttaaatctatagaagtgaaagaaccacttgcagaatgaaaatatgtacgacttttatcattaaataaaagtaagtcatttttgagaattaagtcttccaattgttttcctctaatatttacatcctcgcatccccacaaagtgtggtgaagattaaaatctcccataacaatgaagggagtagggagctgattaatgagatcttgaagatctcttgaattaaaattaaaatggtttcgaggaggtaaataaactgaacacagagttatagttttatgagccgtgacctttacagccacagcttgtaaattggtatttaatgtcactatactctgaggaatgttttcattaacaagaatggaaacacccccagatgctctattttcagtttcttgaaatttatgatggaggttaaatcctctcatagtaatatgatcagtgtccttcaagaaagtttcctgaagacacactgcaagaggattatgtttttgaattaaaagacttaattcatcaaaattgggcctaagcccacggcagttccactgaatgactgaattagccATTAGGGGGAAGTACGGGAGTTATCTTTGGCTTTCGAGATCTTTGTGATTGTGGACAATCATCTGGCATTATATCCATTTGATCATCCACATCAGTCAAAGCTTCAAAAGGATTGTTGGTCGGAACCAActgtttttcatatttcttcAGACGTCCTGAAGAAGAATccttattgggttttttaaggTCTTTCCGTGGCGAAGGCTTACTGGGACCTGGCTCCCCAGAAGATGAACCTCTTGATGGATTGGTAGAATCCAAAGACACCTGGGATGATTTGGAAACTTGTTTATTAGCAGCTTTTGTAGTTTGCTTTTGAACTTTTTCAATATTAGAAATCTTCTTAAATTTGTCCTCACCATTAGGCCATGTAAGGTCTGGCTGAATGGCTATACTGGTTGTAGATACCTTCACAGCAGCGGCATACGATTTTCCAGCTGCTGGGGGTGTTGATGCTTCCACAACCTTTCTAGCCTCTGTGAAAGAGAGGTGTTTTTCAACTTTCACATGTTGTACCTCTTTTTCCACTTTCCACCTTGGGCACTCTCGCGAATACGCAAAGTGTTTCCCTTTACAGTTGGTACATGCCATATCATTTTGACATgccttgctgtcatggtcaaattgaccacaacgagcacatgtcaatCTGTTACGGCATGTATTTTGTCCATGTCCAAATCTTTGGCATTTGAAACATCGTAAAGGGTTAGGAATATACGGCACGACaggtatatttaaataacctgctTTGACAGAATTTGGAAGGGTTGGCATATTAAATGTAAGGATTAAGGTGTTCGTCGAAACCAGTTCATTGTTCCGACGGACCTTAATGCGCTTGACTGATGTGACACCTTGTGAGGAGAGATTTTCGCAAATCTCATCCTCACTGACTCCTTCCAAATCCCTAGACCGAACCACTCCTTTAGAGGAATTAAGGCTGGCGTGAGGACTGACTTTGATGgaaatattacataaatgttTTGATTTAAGAAGATTTCTGGAATGACTCTCTGTTGAGCATTCGACCAACAATGAGCCACTCCTTAATTTCTTAACACTTTTAGGCTCGCCGGCCAAGCCTTCGAGCCCTTTTTGAATCGCAAAAGGCGACACTTTCTTCAAGGCCTCATCATCAGTAGACCCGATGACAAGAAACCTTGGCCAGGTTTTTGAAGAAATCACTCTGGATTTCTTTACAAACAATGTCGTAGACTCTTCATCTGATGATGAAGagtccgaaacttcggtgtggacccttttcagggtcccatcaaaAGTTAGTGTTGTTGTTTGAGCCATAATATAGTTCATATAATTCATCACTCATgctccccacccaccacggagtccaacaaggggacatgatgctgcggataaccagcagacaatcatgccagggatacatggttgagaTACTCAGGcaataagaaataataaatcacctgattgaccctagccaccgccccaagagcaacaaaacATATGACCAttgaaacaatgtttgttctttgGAAATGTAACAAAGCAAAGGGTTGTATGCCCTCGAGCTTgacgtgaccagccgattgatcaggtcgggccttccTGAACACCCGTCTATatgaactccgggccaaagtgatttattgtcagaagtcatacccgcaggtatgccccaactcaatcaccaggatcccatcatccattttcacgggttgcacctcacggcaaacaaggtgcctcatacgaggagttgtgcatttattggccattctataaaagaatgttcacccctgcaccacggtgaggttaatgcacacgcaggggggaatcgaaatgattccatcacatttctttgtccaaataaatcttttcgagttgctgacaaatgcttacactccaccaaaatgtggcgtacagCCAGAGTACACTGGCAGTGCTCatactgaggtggaggatccttatTCAAAagaaatgaatgggtcaagtcagtatgaccgatgcgagcacgacacaataaTATTTCATCTTTCCTGCACTGTTTATAGGAgcactgccactctcccaagactggcttgatagcatgacgcttgttcgcaaccgcaccgtcacactcatgttgccaagtcgaaaagataaatttgttgatactatatttaaagggacattcctgagtgctgcattgtaatatgtttcagactaataaaatagttctacgattaaacttacatattaaatatattttcttatttagaatatcagtgtctgtatattcaatgtgtttctggtcatcacaatatttgtaaaaagctcaAATTGGATTTTtgactaaaattaaatttaacctcgtacaaatattagaataatcagaaacacgtttaatatacagccactaatattttattcagaaaaatatacttgatatgtaattacaatcgttaaaaaagtctcttttactcgataacatctttaaaattgcaacaaactaaggaatgtccctttaaaatcattataaggtataccaaccctggcatgaggcaaatccaaagcagacttggtagctgaatctgccttttcattacccctgatgccaacatggcacccaacatctttattggcaatagataaagaCACACTtttgtatcaccatcccaactaagggatggtccagcttcatattacgtaaagcttggagacacgaacgTGAGTCAGTAATCTttttctaaggctttaatgccagcatcgatctttagtgctaACGTTTGGGCAGAGtcaggcaatctcatggaaagtattgtgtctgatggagaAAAactagcacaagccacagaattcccatcccgtgacccacctgtataaacaggaatgtaatcacggtacttgtcttgaatttccatgaaaaactgtttatacacaacagcatctgtacgatctttcttcagatgcgcacgatcaaacaaaatgttaggtggtgtaatacaccaatgtgataaaacaaaatatgaaggtgtccaaaatgtcatttaaatcaatgatggaaagcgacaaaaagcatttggccttgcataaaaaaaaccttcatatatttgttgtcaaacaccgcgTCATGTGTAGGATGTGTTGGTAATGAGTTAATCTTGGTGGCATACTGCAGAGcaagcttggcacgtctagcacccaaacaaggttcgtgtgcatcaacgtacaagctctctacaggagatgttctaaatgcacaaagacaaagacaaagcctgagtccctggttgtgtataggatctagcatttgcaagtaagacttgcgtgccgacccatacacaatgcatccataatctagtTTTGACCTcgcaagagatctatacagacgtagcataaccttgcggtctgctccccattctgtattaccaataacttttaaaatattcagagcttttaagcccttctttttaacatatttaagatggggcacaaaagatagtttcctgtcaaatataactcccagaaatttagtctcctccacaaatggaattggatttttgtccaaaaacaactgtggatctaagtggagacctcgtttctggcagatatggatacaaaccgtttttgcctttgagaatatAAAGCcgttgtcagttgcccattgatgaagtttattcaaacaaagctgcaacttacgttctatgatactcatattggacgatctatagcaaatctgaaaatcatcgacatataacgagcaatccacaccaggagttaaacactgggtgatgctgttaattttcacagaaaataaagttacagacatgatactaccttgaggcacgcCCATCTCCTGTGAGTGAATATCGAACAATGTCGACCCCACCCGAAGAATAATCCATGTGATACTtagaactgaatgaatgaatgaaatgaatgtttaacgacacccccagcacgcaatatacatcggctattgggtgtcaaactatggtaaatgcaaaacgtTAAATGTTGaatcacatcaatataaaaattgaagatgtaaataaaaacacaaataatttcgtacgtacgaaaatataatatttaaagggacattcctgagtttgctgcaatgtttaaggtgttaccaactaacagagactttttaacgattgtaattacatatgaaatatatatttttctgcatacaatattactggctatatataaaacgtgtttctgatcgttctaatatttgtactaggttaaatttcatcttatttcctaaaatattgtttttttcgtacgtacgaaattatttgaagacaaaatccagtttgggcttcttagaaatataatgacgaccagaaacacattgagtatacagacactgatattctaaacaagaaaatatatttaatatgtaactttaatcgtagaactattttattagtcggaaacatctcacaatggagcaaactcaggaatgtccgtttaacgacaccgcagcacgaaaaatacatcggctattgggtgtcaaactatggttaatgcaaaactaaagtgatgatcaacatcaatataaaaactatGGTGTCAAACTAtcgtaatggaaacaaacaaggtgatgatcaacatcaacagaaaaattcaagctataactaaaaacagtgtaaagaactgtgcaaaaatacaaatacaaatatcagagataagatactgacttactgtaaacttcaatttgtgctgtattggccattctcagcgagaatgttacacccctgcaccacgttggggttacagcacgcgcagaggCCATTCTCAgcgagaatgttacacccctgcaccacggtgaggttacagcacgtgcagagGCCATTCTCAgcgagaatgttacacccctgcaccacggtgaggttacagcacgcgcagaggCCATTCTCAgcgagaatgttacacccctgcaccacgttggggttacagcacgcgcagtgGAGAATCAAGTGGACGTGCCGCATTCACTGAATACAGTGAGGTGTCTCGCTAcaattggaatgaatgaatgaatgaatgaatgtttaacgacaccccagcacgaaaaatacatcggctattgggtgtcaaactatggtaaaatgcaagaaaagtgtgatgatcatcatcaatataaaaattcaacaattaaataaaaacacagtgtaaaggactgtgtaaaagtacaaatatcacagatagatataattaaaatttagaataaaattcagtatctcgtaaaaactgcaataaaagttctggatggaatcgaaatgattccatcacatttctttgtccaaatatatcttttcgagtttctgacaactgcttacactccaccaaaatgtgtcgcacagtcagaagacactggcagtgctcacactgaggtggaggatctttcttcaagataaatgaatgggttaagtaagtgtgaccgatgcgggcacgacacaagactatttcatccttcctgcaccgtctataggaggactgccactctcccaagactagcttgatagcatgaagcttgttcccgcaacctcaccgtcccaatcacgttgccaaatcgaaaagataaatttgttaataccatatttaaaatcagtatacggtacaccaaccctggcatgaggcaaatccaaagcagacttggcagctaaatctgccttttcattacccctgatgccaacatggctgggtacccaacaaaatacaatgtctttattaccaatagataaaaagacacactttcgtatcaccatcccaattaagggatggtccagcttcatattacgtaaagcttggagacaagaaagtgagtcagtaaaaataataaatttggatgcactagaatcctttatttcttctaaggctttaatgactgcccaaacttcagcactaaagatcgatgctgagtcaggtagtcgcatggaaagtattgtcgttaaacaaacattcaatcaatcaatcaatcatggaaagtattgtgtctgatggaaaaactgtagcacaagccacagaattcccatcccgtgatccatctgtatacacaggaatgtaatcacggtacttgtcctgaatttccatgaacaattgtttataaactacagcatctgtacgatctttcttcagatgcgccagatgaaacacaattttaggtgatgtaatacaccatggtggtaaaacaaaatatgaaggagtttccaaagtgtcagttaaatcaatgttggaaagcgacaaaaaacgcttaatgcgaagaccaaatgtacgaatagcatttagcctt
Proteins encoded in this region:
- the LOC121372915 gene encoding uncharacterized protein LOC121372915; the encoded protein is MAQTTTLTFDGTLKRVHTEVSDSSSSDEESTTLFVKKSRVISSKTWPRFLVIGSTDDEALKKVSPFAIQKGLEGLAGEPKSVKKLRSGSLLVECSTESHSRNLLKSKHLCNISIKVSPHASLNSSKGVVRSRDLEGVSEDEICENLSSQGVTSVKRIKVRRNNELVSTNTLILTFNMPTLPNSVKAGYLNIPVVPYIPNPLRCFKCQRFGHGQNTCRNRLTCARCGQFDHDSKACQNDMACTNCKGKHFAYSRECPRWKVEKEVQHVKVEKHLSFTEARKVVEASTPPAAGKSYAAAVKVSTTSIAIQPDLTWPNGEDKFKKISNIEKVQKQTTKAANKQVSKSSQVSLDSTNPSRGSSSGEPGPSKPSPRKDLKKPNKDSSSGRLKKYEKQLVPTNNPFEALTDVDDQMDIMPDDCPQSQRSRKPKITPVLPPNG